A region from the Terriglobales bacterium genome encodes:
- a CDS encoding DUF5985 family protein has protein sequence MMVLESFLLGVVATASFTAAMFFLKFWKQTHDQLFLAFAIAFAIEGFNRCAILMLDKPNEGSPLIYVVRLFAFLLILGAILKKNYGHR, from the coding sequence ATGATGGTCCTGGAATCTTTCCTGCTCGGCGTGGTCGCAACCGCTTCATTCACCGCGGCTATGTTCTTCCTCAAGTTCTGGAAACAAACGCACGATCAACTCTTCCTCGCCTTCGCCATCGCTTTCGCCATCGAAGGCTTCAACCGCTGCGCCATCCTTATGCTCGACAAACCCAACGAAGGCAGTCCCCTCATCTATGTCGTGCGCCTTTTCGCCTTCCTCCTCATCCTCGGCGCCATCCTCAAGAAAAACTACGGCCACCGCTAG